The proteins below come from a single Iocasia fonsfrigidae genomic window:
- a CDS encoding ECF transporter S component has protein sequence MDVKKIANVGVLTALSLILMLLIKIPYPPMPFLLYDPGDIPILIIGFLFGPVVALISTLINSVIMAAFVGDGIYGALMHFLSTGALVGVAAYIYHKSHNKKGAVKGLIAGTLAMVAIMVPANLVITPIFMGVDYKQVLSMILPFILPFNLIKALTNSMVTFLVYKRIADFLRRTGLLRIDNTIKV, from the coding sequence ATGGATGTAAAAAAAATTGCTAATGTTGGAGTGTTGACTGCTTTATCATTGATCCTTATGCTGTTAATTAAAATTCCTTACCCACCAATGCCTTTTTTACTATATGATCCAGGCGATATTCCAATTCTAATCATCGGTTTTCTTTTTGGTCCTGTTGTTGCCTTAATATCAACTTTAATAAATTCAGTTATAATGGCAGCCTTTGTAGGTGATGGAATTTATGGGGCATTGATGCACTTTTTATCTACTGGGGCATTAGTTGGAGTCGCAGCTTATATCTATCATAAAAGTCATAATAAAAAAGGTGCTGTTAAGGGGCTAATTGCTGGCACACTAGCTATGGTAGCTATTATGGTGCCTGCCAATCTAGTTATAACACCTATCTTTATGGGGGTTGATTATAAACAGGTTTTATCTATGATCTTACCCTTTATACTACCATTTAATCTTATAAAAGCCCTGACAAATTCTATGGTAACATTTCTGGTTTATAAAAGGATTGCTGATTTTCTAAGGAGAACAGGTTTATTAAGGATTGATAATACAATTAAAGTTTAA
- a CDS encoding peptidoglycan DD-metalloendopeptidase family protein, producing MDYKLHIIMILLLICLMSTLVLANTYTTYTIKKGDTLSLIANSFNIKTEEIIKINNIKNPDLILVGEKIRIPSEGIKYTVKSGDSLWKIAQSFKVKLQQIINLNRITKPGIIYTGQELIIPVSNDRTRYQLASRAKSINYIWPVQGRISSEYGWRIHPIRKKREFHTGLDIAVPYGTPVYAAEDGIVEFSGQAGGYGKLVIIRHLDNSKTYYGHNLLLKVNKGDRVKQGKVIALSGNSGTSTGPHLHFEIRINNKHCNPLQYLNKRYLNNGFKI from the coding sequence ATGGACTATAAGCTACACATTATAATGATTTTGCTTTTGATCTGCTTAATGTCTACACTTGTTCTGGCAAATACCTATACTACATATACCATAAAAAAGGGGGATACCTTATCACTTATTGCTAATAGTTTTAATATTAAAACAGAAGAAATAATCAAAATAAACAATATAAAAAATCCAGATTTGATATTAGTGGGAGAAAAAATACGTATTCCGTCAGAAGGGATAAAATATACAGTAAAATCAGGTGATTCACTCTGGAAAATAGCCCAATCTTTCAAAGTTAAACTCCAACAAATAATTAATCTAAACCGTATTACTAAACCAGGTATAATCTATACTGGACAGGAATTAATCATTCCTGTTTCAAATGATAGGACAAGGTATCAACTTGCTTCACGTGCAAAGAGTATCAATTATATCTGGCCTGTACAAGGTAGGATATCCTCTGAATATGGCTGGCGGATTCACCCTATAAGGAAAAAAAGAGAATTCCATACAGGTTTAGATATAGCTGTTCCATATGGGACACCAGTTTATGCAGCTGAAGATGGTATTGTTGAATTCAGCGGTCAGGCAGGTGGTTATGGAAAACTTGTTATTATTAGACATCTAGACAATAGCAAGACATACTATGGTCACAATCTGCTTCTTAAAGTTAATAAAGGTGATCGGGTAAAGCAGGGTAAAGTAATTGCCTTAAGTGGTAATAGTGGTACTTCTACAGGTCCACACCTCCATTTTGAAATAAGGATTAATAATAAACACTGCAATCCACTGCAATACCTCAATAAAAGATATCTTAATAATGGATTCAAAATTTGA
- a CDS encoding MBL fold metallo-hydrolase, producing MKITFLGTGTSHGVPVIGCNCDICLSDDPKNKRNRSSVYIQFDDLNLLIDTPPELRLGLLKNNISQVNAVLYTHPHADHLMGFDDIRALNMINNKTMPCYGNNYTIKEIKTVFSYINHNIQQGGGIPDVRLITINSNFLIKDKEVYPLPVKHGKLDIYGYRIENMAYITDCSFIPEATFKQLKGIDLVILGALRYRPHSTHMNIEQAIKTIKKLNVSRAYLTHLSHEIEHNKVSRELPENIFLAYDGLIVEVE from the coding sequence TTGAAAATTACTTTTTTAGGGACAGGGACCTCACATGGGGTTCCTGTAATTGGTTGTAATTGTGATATCTGTCTGTCAGATGATCCAAAAAATAAGAGAAATCGTTCTTCTGTTTATATACAATTTGATGATTTGAACCTACTTATTGACACACCACCTGAATTGCGCCTTGGACTACTAAAAAATAATATTTCTCAGGTTAATGCAGTATTATATACTCATCCACATGCTGACCATCTGATGGGCTTTGATGATATTCGTGCTTTAAACATGATTAATAATAAAACAATGCCCTGTTATGGCAACAATTATACTATTAAAGAAATAAAAACTGTTTTTTCTTATATTAATCACAATATACAGCAAGGTGGGGGTATACCTGATGTAAGGCTTATTACAATTAACTCTAATTTTTTAATTAAAGATAAAGAGGTTTATCCACTACCAGTAAAGCATGGCAAACTGGATATCTACGGCTACAGGATTGAAAACATGGCTTATATAACTGATTGTAGTTTTATTCCAGAAGCAACCTTTAAGCAGCTTAAAGGGATTGACCTTGTCATACTGGGTGCCTTAAGATACCGACCTCATTCTACACATATGAATATTGAACAGGCAATTAAGACTATTAAAAAACTCAATGTATCCAGAGCCTATCTGACACATCTTTCACATGAAATTGAACATAATAAGGTATCCAGAGAACTACCTGAGAATATATTTCTTGCTTATGATGGTTTAATAGTAGAGGTTGAATAG
- the trmL gene encoding tRNA (uridine(34)/cytosine(34)/5-carboxymethylaminomethyluridine(34)-2'-O)-methyltransferase TrmL: MNIVLVEPEIPQNTGNIARTCAVTNSSLYLVKPLGFSTEDKYLKRAGLDYWDKVDVYYYDSIFDLIADYNDSSFYFASTKAPQSYDQVIYKNNDFLVFGKETAGLPESLLKKYLDYTIRIPMGNELRSLNLANSVAIILYEGLRQLNFPSLVNNGLLRNN, from the coding sequence ATGAATATTGTACTTGTAGAACCTGAAATACCACAGAATACTGGTAATATAGCCAGAACATGTGCAGTTACTAATAGTAGTTTATATCTGGTAAAGCCCCTGGGTTTCTCAACAGAGGATAAATACCTTAAAAGGGCTGGTCTGGATTACTGGGACAAAGTAGATGTATATTACTATGATTCTATTTTTGATTTAATCGCTGATTATAATGATAGCTCCTTTTATTTTGCCAGTACCAAAGCACCTCAAAGCTATGATCAGGTTATCTATAAAAATAATGATTTTCTAGTATTTGGTAAAGAAACAGCTGGTCTACCGGAGTCTTTGTTAAAAAAATATCTTGATTATACTATTCGTATACCGATGGGAAATGAGCTTCGTTCACTTAATCTAGCAAACTCTGTGGCTATTATATTATATGAAGGGTTGCGCCAACTCAATTTCCCATCTTTAGTAAATAACGGTTTATTGAGAAATAATTAA
- a CDS encoding peptidoglycan DD-metalloendopeptidase family protein, whose translation MKKRSLVFILLIFLTLQSAIFFHVHAFKTELGDRGTGVKEVQQYLFNLGYDVSVDGIYGNQTKIIVKDFQYNNGLKVDGVVGDNTFKLLKEVCKNINYTVKKGDTLSTIAVNYNVSIADIKRINNLKSDLITINQELIIPKTGIGGGDDNKLYSTIYHVVERGDSLYTISKRYGVDIQTIKLANKLTTDLIVIGQTIVIPYNKANNNEPFKLTKGALIWPVLGRISSGYGYRIHPIRKTRHFHGGIDIAIPLGTKIYAAASGKIVQSGYYNGFGKTIIIDHGNNIRTLYAHNSRLLVRTGAKVTVGQVIALSGSTGTSTGPHLDFRIYNNEKTVNPLNFLP comes from the coding sequence ATGAAAAAGAGGTCATTGGTCTTTATATTACTTATATTTTTAACTTTACAATCAGCAATTTTTTTTCATGTTCATGCCTTTAAAACAGAATTAGGGGACAGGGGGACAGGGGTCAAGGAAGTACAGCAGTATTTATTTAACCTTGGTTATGATGTCAGTGTTGATGGAATATATGGAAATCAGACTAAAATTATTGTTAAGGATTTTCAGTATAATAACGGACTTAAGGTAGATGGTGTTGTCGGTGATAATACCTTTAAATTATTAAAAGAAGTATGCAAAAATATAAACTATACAGTAAAAAAAGGTGATACTTTATCAACAATTGCTGTTAACTATAATGTATCTATAGCTGATATTAAGAGAATCAACAACTTAAAATCTGATTTAATAACTATAAATCAGGAATTAATTATTCCCAAGACCGGTATAGGTGGTGGAGATGATAATAAACTTTATTCTACGATCTACCATGTGGTAGAACGGGGGGACAGCCTGTATACCATATCTAAAAGGTATGGTGTTGATATACAAACAATTAAATTGGCCAATAAATTAACAACAGACCTGATAGTAATTGGCCAGACTATTGTTATACCATATAACAAAGCAAATAATAATGAACCCTTTAAATTAACAAAGGGTGCTTTAATCTGGCCTGTTTTAGGCAGAATATCTTCTGGATATGGATATAGAATTCATCCTATCAGAAAAACAAGACACTTCCATGGTGGTATTGATATAGCTATACCACTAGGCACTAAAATATATGCAGCTGCCAGTGGAAAAATAGTACAGAGTGGTTATTATAACGGCTTTGGTAAGACTATTATTATTGACCATGGTAATAATATTAGAACACTTTATGCCCATAATTCAAGATTATTGGTAAGAACAGGTGCTAAAGTAACAGTCGGACAGGTTATTGCTCTATCTGGTAGTACCGGGACCAGTACAGGACCACATCTTGATTTTCGAATATATAATAATGAAAAAACAGTTAATCCATTAAATTTCTTACCTTAA
- the nrdD gene encoding anaerobic ribonucleoside-triphosphate reductase: MQRQKCEIYSRVVGFLTPISQWNKGKKEEFKDRRTYDKILDQNN; the protein is encoded by the coding sequence ATGCAGAGACAAAAATGTGAAATATATTCCAGAGTTGTTGGATTTCTGACACCTATTTCTCAATGGAATAAAGGTAAAAAAGAAGAATTTAAGGATCGTAGGACATATGATAAAATATTAGACCAAAATAATTAA
- a CDS encoding anaerobic ribonucleoside-triphosphate reductase activating protein: MKISGIQKTSLIDYPGYISTIIFTQGCNYRCPYCHNPSLIAADSNEESYLSVNKVMSFLKKRKGLIDALSITGGEPTIQADLKEFITEIRTLGLKIKLDTNGSKPEILETLIQAGILDYIAMDIKSSLDKYPKTTGSKFDFLSSIRKSINIIQKSGLDYEFRTTVVPGFHENEDFKDIGLLIEGAEKYYIQNFKADICYNSKLMGITSFPLYKLEDFQKTIAPYVQKVYIRE, from the coding sequence ATGAAAATCAGCGGGATACAGAAAACAAGTTTAATTGACTACCCGGGTTATATAAGTACTATCATCTTCACACAGGGATGTAATTACCGCTGCCCTTATTGTCATAACCCATCATTAATTGCTGCTGATAGTAATGAAGAAAGTTATTTGTCTGTTAATAAAGTCATGTCTTTTCTTAAAAAAAGAAAGGGTCTGATTGATGCTCTCAGCATAACTGGTGGTGAACCAACTATTCAAGCTGATTTAAAAGAATTTATCACTGAGATAAGGACACTGGGGCTTAAAATAAAACTGGATACAAATGGTAGCAAACCAGAGATATTAGAAACTTTAATTCAAGCAGGTATATTGGATTATATTGCTATGGATATTAAGTCATCACTTGATAAGTATCCTAAGACTACTGGTAGTAAGTTTGATTTTCTTAGCAGTATAAGAAAAAGTATTAATATTATTCAAAAAAGCGGGCTTGACTATGAGTTCAGAACAACAGTTGTCCCTGGTTTCCATGAAAATGAAGATTTTAAGGATATTGGTCTGTTAATTGAAGGTGCTGAAAAATATTATATACAAAACTTCAAGGCTGATATATGTTATAATTCTAAATTAATGGGAATAACAAGCTTTCCATTATATAAATTAGAGGATTTTCAAAAAACAATAGCACCTTATGTTCAAAAGGTATATATCAGAGAATAA
- a CDS encoding ribonucleoside triphosphate reductase, translated as MIEFIKKRDGRKVDFDEKKIENAVLKATKAVGQDNKEISREITQEVLSYLNIFYKDGGIPNVEQIQDLVEKILIEKGYADIAKAYILYREQHAELRDTKKLFSDAMNVISSYLDKSNWKVNENSNMGFSLQGLNNHISSEITSQYWLNKIYPKEIRDLHSNGDLHIHDLSNLSVYCCGWDLHDLLLTGFGGVATKVESKPPRHFRTALGQIVNFFYTLQGEAAGAQAFANFDTYLAPFIYYDNLAYNEVKQCIQEFIYNMNVPTRVGFQTPFTNITMDLQPSPAIADQQAIIGGKPVDKTLGDFQDEMDMLNKAFAEVMLEGDAKGRVFSFPIPTYNITADFNWDNELYEPIWEMTAKYGIPYFSNFINSDMSPEDARSMCCRLRLDNRELRKRGGGLFGANPMTGSIGVVTLNLPRIGYLASSEKDFIDRVAHLMDVARDSLEIKRKILERFTQTGLYPYSQFYLRDIKQRFGDYWQNHFNTIGINGMNEALINFMDKDIGSTAGLEFASRVMDYMRERMVSYQEDTGNMYNLEATPAEGTSYRFAKLDKERFGSSIIAANEDRVSSEGANPYYTNSTHLPVAYTDDIFTALELQDELQTKYTGGTVLHGFLGEHLPSTGSTKLLVKRIAENFKLPYYTITPTFSICPVHGYLPGEHEYCPKCDAEQGYSKAETRVSV; from the coding sequence ATGATTGAATTTATTAAGAAACGTGATGGTCGGAAGGTTGATTTTGATGAAAAAAAGATTGAAAATGCAGTATTAAAAGCAACAAAAGCTGTTGGGCAGGATAATAAAGAAATAAGCAGAGAAATAACCCAGGAAGTACTCTCATATTTAAACATATTTTACAAAGATGGTGGCATACCAAATGTTGAACAAATACAGGATTTAGTCGAAAAGATACTTATTGAAAAAGGCTATGCTGATATTGCCAAGGCATATATTTTATACAGGGAACAGCATGCAGAATTAAGGGATACCAAAAAATTATTTAGTGATGCTATGAATGTAATCAGCAGTTATCTGGATAAAAGCAACTGGAAGGTAAATGAAAATAGTAATATGGGTTTTTCCTTACAGGGGCTTAATAACCATATTTCCTCTGAAATAACTAGTCAATACTGGTTAAACAAAATATATCCAAAGGAAATACGTGATCTACATAGTAATGGGGATCTACACATACATGACCTGAGTAATTTATCAGTCTATTGTTGTGGTTGGGACTTACATGATTTATTATTAACCGGTTTTGGTGGGGTGGCTACCAAAGTAGAGAGTAAACCCCCTCGCCATTTCAGGACTGCTCTGGGACAGATTGTTAATTTCTTTTATACCTTACAGGGAGAAGCTGCTGGCGCCCAGGCATTTGCTAATTTTGATACTTATCTAGCCCCTTTTATTTATTATGATAATTTAGCTTATAATGAAGTAAAGCAGTGTATTCAGGAATTTATATATAATATGAATGTACCGACAAGGGTTGGTTTTCAAACTCCTTTTACCAATATAACTATGGATCTTCAACCCTCACCTGCTATTGCTGATCAACAGGCAATTATTGGAGGTAAGCCTGTTGATAAGACTTTAGGAGATTTTCAGGATGAAATGGATATGCTTAATAAGGCCTTTGCAGAAGTAATGCTGGAAGGTGATGCCAAAGGGAGGGTGTTTTCTTTTCCAATTCCAACTTATAATATTACAGCTGATTTTAACTGGGATAATGAACTCTATGAACCAATCTGGGAAATGACAGCGAAATATGGTATCCCCTATTTTTCAAACTTCATTAATTCCGACATGAGCCCTGAAGATGCCCGTTCTATGTGCTGTCGATTAAGGTTGGATAACCGTGAATTAAGAAAACGCGGTGGTGGTCTCTTCGGTGCTAATCCAATGACCGGGAGTATTGGTGTTGTTACCTTAAATCTACCCAGGATTGGCTATCTTGCTAGTAGTGAAAAAGATTTTATTGATAGGGTAGCCCATTTAATGGATGTAGCACGTGATAGCCTGGAGATAAAGAGAAAAATCCTGGAGAGATTTACACAAACAGGGTTGTATCCATACTCACAATTTTACTTAAGGGATATAAAACAGCGTTTTGGTGATTACTGGCAAAATCATTTTAATACAATTGGTATCAATGGAATGAATGAAGCCCTGATTAATTTTATGGATAAAGATATTGGAAGTACTGCTGGTCTGGAATTTGCCTCCAGGGTAATGGACTATATGAGAGAAAGAATGGTAAGTTACCAGGAAGACACAGGGAATATGTACAATTTAGAAGCAACCCCTGCTGAAGGAACTTCATATAGGTTTGCTAAACTTGATAAAGAGAGGTTCGGCAGTAGTATTATAGCCGCTAATGAAGATAGGGTATCCAGTGAAGGGGCAAACCCTTATTATACAAATTCTACCCATTTACCTGTTGCTTATACAGATGATATTTTTACAGCCCTAGAACTACAGGATGAATTACAGACAAAATATACTGGTGGAACTGTTTTACACGGCTTTTTAGGAGAACATCTGCCATCAACTGGAAGTACTAAATTGCTAGTTAAAAGAATTGCTGAAAACTTTAAGTTGCCTTACTATACTATTACACCAACCTTTAGTATATGTCCTGTTCATGGTTATTTGCCTGGTGAACATGAATACTGTCCAAAATGTGATGCTGAACAGGGTTATTCTAAAGCAGAAACCAGGGTTTCTGTATGA
- a CDS encoding radical SAM protein yields the protein MKLKYIFGPVLSRRLGNSLGIDLVPYKTCSLDCIYCECGKTNNLTARREEYVPTKDVINELNRYLINKPEIDYITFSGSGEPLLHNGIKRIINYLKDNYDYKIALLTNGIHFIDRNVIEEVERVDLIIPSLDGVTQETFIKINRPLKNIFIDDVIDSLIKLRSNFSNQIWLEIFIIPGINDNNDELVKFKEVIKKIKPDRVQLNSLDRIGTLKNIKKASEKELQSIAELFEGKIDIIT from the coding sequence ATGAAGTTGAAATATATTTTTGGGCCTGTTTTATCAAGGAGATTAGGAAATTCTCTGGGAATAGACCTTGTTCCCTATAAAACCTGTTCACTTGACTGTATTTATTGTGAATGTGGTAAGACCAATAATCTGACAGCCCGAAGAGAGGAGTATGTACCAACAAAGGATGTAATTAATGAATTGAATAGATATCTTATTAATAAACCGGAAATTGATTATATCACATTTTCTGGTTCAGGTGAACCCCTTTTACATAATGGAATAAAAAGAATCATTAATTATCTTAAAGATAATTATGATTATAAAATAGCCTTATTAACAAATGGGATTCATTTTATAGACAGGAATGTAATAGAAGAAGTTGAAAGGGTGGATTTAATCATACCATCTCTTGATGGCGTAACACAGGAGACCTTTATAAAAATAAATAGACCCCTTAAAAACATTTTTATAGATGATGTCATTGATAGTTTAATTAAATTGCGCAGTAATTTTAGTAATCAGATCTGGCTAGAAATCTTTATTATTCCTGGAATAAACGATAATAATGATGAACTTGTAAAATTTAAAGAGGTAATAAAGAAGATTAAGCCTGACCGGGTACAGCTCAATAGTCTGGATAGAATCGGTACCTTGAAAAATATTAAAAAGGCTTCAGAAAAGGAATTACAGTCAATTGCAGAACTTTTTGAAGGGAAAATTGATATAATTACTTAA
- a CDS encoding tyrosine-type recombinase/integrase: protein MRYLQAVKAFEKYLHVEKGYSKLTIKEYIGDLKLFYKYLLDKMDFDKEILLKDISKYEISEFLGDIILLNNNTPSTRNRKLYSIRSFYKFLHKYEYVDNNPAVDIESSRTATRAEPIYMKLDDARKYVEAIKNYNSINQKRDLAIVKLFLYAGLRVSELVNLNLANIDFENESIKFFGKGNKERNLPLHNDIIMAIDNYLPERNKIKIKDQTAINALFISRHGKRISVRTIQLLVKKYAKLAGVKNYKKITPHKLRHTFASILYYQTKDIKIVQDLLGHSDISTTQIYTHTDIEEKKKAIDELPDF from the coding sequence ATGAGATACTTACAGGCAGTTAAGGCTTTTGAAAAATATCTACATGTTGAAAAAGGATATTCTAAATTAACAATTAAAGAATATATTGGAGATTTAAAACTTTTTTATAAGTATTTACTTGATAAAATGGATTTTGATAAAGAAATATTACTAAAAGATATATCAAAATATGAAATCTCCGAATTCCTTGGAGATATTATACTACTTAATAATAATACACCATCTACCAGGAATAGAAAACTATATTCAATACGTTCATTTTATAAATTTCTTCATAAATATGAGTATGTTGATAATAATCCGGCAGTCGATATTGAATCAAGCAGGACTGCAACCCGGGCTGAACCCATCTATATGAAACTAGATGATGCTCGTAAATATGTTGAGGCAATAAAAAATTATAATAGCATTAATCAAAAAAGGGATCTGGCCATAGTGAAATTATTCCTCTATGCTGGTTTAAGGGTCTCAGAACTGGTAAACCTTAATCTGGCCAACATCGATTTTGAAAATGAATCAATTAAATTTTTTGGTAAGGGGAATAAAGAACGAAATCTTCCCCTACATAATGATATAATAATGGCCATAGATAATTATCTACCTGAAAGGAATAAAATAAAAATTAAAGACCAGACAGCTATTAATGCCTTGTTTATCTCCCGTCATGGCAAACGAATTAGTGTCAGGACAATACAACTACTGGTAAAAAAATATGCAAAACTGGCTGGTGTAAAAAACTATAAAAAGATAACCCCACATAAATTACGGCATACCTTTGCTTCGATTTTATATTATCAGACTAAAGATATTAAGATAGTTCAAGATTTACTGGGACATTCTGATATATCAACAACCCAGATATATACCCATACAGATATAGAGGAAAAGAAAAAGGCCATTGATGAGCTGCCAGATTTCTAA